Proteins co-encoded in one Streptomyces roseochromogenus subsp. oscitans DS 12.976 genomic window:
- a CDS encoding ferredoxin, whose translation MGDRWHVEVDRSVCIGSAQCVHHAPDHFRLDSARQSHPLAPGTDAAEPVLEAAENCPVEAILITLLESGEAVFPPEE comes from the coding sequence ATGGGTGACCGCTGGCACGTCGAGGTCGACCGGTCGGTGTGCATCGGCTCGGCCCAGTGCGTCCATCACGCCCCGGACCACTTCCGCCTCGACTCCGCCCGCCAGTCCCACCCGCTGGCCCCCGGCACCGACGCCGCCGAACCCGTCCTGGAAGCGGCCGAGAACTGCCCGGTGGAGGCGATCCTGATCACGCTGCTGGAGAGCGGGGAGGCGGTGTTTCCTCCCGAGGAGTAG
- a CDS encoding peptidase inhibitor family I36 protein encodes MARRLFAALAVAAGLAATTAVAAPAAQASAPSDCPSTALCAYWGANFTNGSGHPVEKVYQDNDDLTMYPNFYYSQGGSLYNHGASCNVTVYTATNGGGTPYNLNRGTGWANIGSNLPHIESNRWCLY; translated from the coding sequence ATGGCCAGACGACTCTTCGCCGCCCTCGCCGTCGCCGCCGGCCTGGCAGCCACCACCGCGGTCGCGGCCCCGGCCGCCCAGGCCTCGGCGCCCTCGGACTGTCCGTCCACCGCGCTCTGCGCCTACTGGGGAGCGAACTTCACCAACGGCTCGGGCCACCCGGTGGAGAAGGTCTACCAGGACAACGACGACCTCACCATGTACCCCAACTTCTACTACTCCCAGGGCGGTTCGCTGTACAACCACGGCGCGAGCTGCAACGTGACCGTGTACACCGCCACGAACGGCGGCGGCACCCCCTACAACCTCAACCGCGGCACCGGCTGGGCCAACATCGGCTCAAACCTGCCGCACATCGAGTCCAACAGGTGGTGTCTGTACTGA
- a CDS encoding SCO2322 family protein, translating to MTAVRRAASVLCAALVLLAGAGQAQATGYRYWSFWERTGGRWTYATMGPSGARPDDSAVEGFRFAVSADSADASRPRGAADFGTICSSTPAKSGMKRVALVLDFGTPADAPSGETPPARRTACARVSDDATTADALAAVAKPLRYDTNALLCAISGYPKQGCGEQVASGRKSGSDQKSGSDSGPSLGLPIGAGVVAVLAGAAVWQSRRRRDASG from the coding sequence GTGACCGCCGTCCGCCGCGCCGCGAGTGTCCTGTGCGCCGCGCTCGTCCTGCTGGCGGGTGCCGGGCAGGCGCAGGCCACCGGCTACCGGTACTGGTCCTTCTGGGAGCGGACCGGCGGGCGCTGGACGTACGCCACCATGGGCCCGTCGGGCGCCCGTCCCGACGACAGCGCCGTGGAGGGTTTCCGCTTCGCGGTGAGCGCGGACTCGGCGGACGCGAGCCGGCCGCGCGGAGCGGCGGACTTCGGCACGATCTGTTCGTCCACACCGGCCAAGTCCGGTATGAAGCGGGTGGCCCTGGTCCTCGACTTCGGCACACCGGCGGACGCGCCGTCCGGCGAGACACCGCCGGCGCGGCGTACGGCCTGCGCGCGCGTGTCCGACGACGCGACGACGGCCGACGCCCTGGCGGCCGTGGCCAAGCCCCTGCGCTACGACACCAACGCCCTGCTGTGTGCGATCTCCGGGTATCCGAAGCAGGGGTGCGGGGAGCAGGTGGCCTCCGGCCGGAAGAGCGGCTCGGACCAGAAGAGCGGCTCGGACAGCGGGCCCTCGCTGGGTCTGCCGATCGGTGCGGGTGTCGTCGCCGTCCTGGCAGGTGCAGCGGTGTGGCAGTCCCGACGGCGACGCGATGCATCCGGGTAA
- a CDS encoding aldehyde dehydrogenase, which produces MTGLVEHGQLFIGGELTDPLGKDVIEVISPHTEEVIGRVPHASRQDVDRAVAVARRAFDEGPWPRATLEERIEAVTRIKDGIAARHEEIARVISSQNGSPYSWSVLAQALGAMMVWDAAIRVARDFTYEERRDGVLGPILVRREPVGVVAAVVPWNVPQFVAAAKLAPALLAGCTVVLKPSPESPLDAYLLAEIARDAGLPEGVLSILPADREVSEYLVGHPGIDKVSFTGSVAAGKRVMEVAARNLTRVTLELGGKSAALVLPDADLQAAVSGIVPAAWMNNGQACVAQTRILVPRARYDEFADAFAAAASALKVGDPLDPATQVGPLVARRQQRRNLDYIRIGQEEGAKVLTGGGRPEGLDQGWYVEPTLFGDVHNAMRIAREEIFGPVICLLPYGDETEAVKIANDSDYGLSGSVWTADVEHGIEVARQVRTGTYSVNTFSLDMLGPFGGYKNSGLGREFGPEGYGEYLEHKMIHLPAGA; this is translated from the coding sequence ATGACCGGGCTCGTGGAACACGGACAGCTGTTCATCGGCGGGGAGTTGACCGATCCCCTGGGCAAGGACGTCATCGAGGTGATCTCCCCGCACACCGAGGAGGTCATCGGCCGGGTACCGCACGCCTCCCGGCAGGACGTGGACCGGGCCGTGGCCGTCGCGCGCCGCGCCTTCGACGAGGGGCCGTGGCCGCGGGCCACCCTGGAGGAGCGGATCGAGGCCGTCACCCGGATCAAGGACGGCATCGCCGCACGGCATGAGGAGATCGCCCGGGTGATCTCCTCGCAGAACGGCTCGCCGTACTCCTGGAGCGTCCTCGCCCAGGCGCTCGGCGCGATGATGGTGTGGGACGCGGCGATCAGGGTCGCGCGGGACTTCACGTACGAGGAGCGCCGGGACGGTGTCCTCGGTCCGATCCTCGTCCGACGGGAGCCGGTCGGGGTGGTCGCGGCCGTGGTTCCCTGGAACGTCCCCCAGTTCGTCGCCGCCGCCAAGCTCGCGCCCGCGCTGCTGGCCGGCTGCACGGTCGTACTCAAGCCGTCCCCGGAGTCCCCGCTGGACGCGTATCTGCTGGCGGAGATCGCGAGGGACGCCGGTCTCCCCGAGGGCGTGCTGTCCATCCTCCCCGCCGACCGCGAGGTCAGCGAGTACCTGGTCGGACACCCCGGCATCGACAAGGTCTCCTTCACCGGCTCGGTGGCGGCGGGGAAGAGGGTGATGGAGGTGGCCGCCCGCAATCTCACGCGCGTGACCCTGGAGCTGGGCGGCAAGTCGGCGGCGCTGGTGCTGCCGGACGCGGATCTCCAGGCGGCCGTATCGGGCATCGTCCCGGCGGCCTGGATGAACAACGGGCAGGCGTGTGTGGCCCAGACCCGCATCCTCGTCCCGCGCGCCCGCTACGACGAGTTCGCCGACGCCTTCGCCGCTGCCGCGAGCGCGCTGAAGGTCGGCGACCCGCTGGACCCGGCGACCCAGGTCGGCCCGCTGGTCGCCCGCCGCCAGCAGCGGCGCAACCTCGACTACATCCGGATCGGGCAGGAGGAGGGCGCCAAGGTCCTTACCGGCGGTGGCCGGCCGGAGGGCCTGGACCAGGGCTGGTACGTCGAACCGACCCTCTTCGGCGACGTCCACAACGCCATGCGCATCGCCCGCGAGGAGATCTTCGGCCCGGTCATCTGCCTGCTCCCGTACGGCGACGAGACCGAGGCGGTGAAGATCGCCAACGACTCCGACTACGGCCTGTCCGGCAGCGTGTGGACGGCCGACGTGGAACACGGCATCGAGGTCGCCCGGCAGGTCCGCACCGGCACCTACTCGGTCAACACCTTCAGCCTGGACATGCTCGGCCCGTTCGGCGGCTACAAGAACTCCGGTCTGGGGCGGGAGTTCGGCCCGGAGGGGTACGGCGAGTATCTGGAGCACAAGATGATCCACCTGCCGGCGGGGGCGTAG
- a CDS encoding helix-turn-helix domain-containing protein: MSRHLTSSPRSGHELFARPAAPDLRGHVLGYRGFRFGAIGVRRRLMIPDAVVKVMLGFGDPLRVVDPFEPARSASAVSLVNGARTTAAIGEHAGRIHGVTVLLTPLAAYRVFGAPLSEWANLSACPSAFGRTDLARLAECLAAVPDWETRFALLDRSLRALLGAGPAYSPEVAWAWSALRDSAGRVRVEALAAGTGWSRRHLERRFLLQTGLTPKGAAQVLRLQSALRLKESGASWADAAAQAGYHDQPHFDRTFKAMTGRTPTSFRADRTSASAQDAQDFVPGQITSAILPRC, encoded by the coding sequence ATGTCCAGGCACCTCACCAGCTCTCCCCGCTCCGGTCACGAGCTGTTCGCCCGCCCGGCCGCGCCGGATCTGCGCGGACATGTCCTCGGCTACCGCGGATTCCGCTTCGGGGCGATCGGGGTGCGCCGGCGCCTGATGATCCCGGACGCGGTGGTGAAGGTGATGCTGGGCTTCGGCGATCCGCTGCGCGTCGTGGACCCGTTCGAGCCCGCGCGCTCCGCCAGCGCGGTCTCCCTGGTCAACGGGGCGCGTACGACGGCCGCCATCGGCGAGCACGCCGGCCGGATCCACGGCGTCACCGTGCTGCTGACCCCGCTGGCCGCCTATCGCGTGTTCGGCGCGCCCCTGTCCGAGTGGGCGAACCTGTCGGCGTGCCCGTCCGCGTTCGGCCGCACCGACCTGGCCCGGCTGGCCGAGTGCCTGGCCGCCGTACCGGACTGGGAGACCCGCTTCGCCCTGCTCGACCGGTCGCTGCGAGCCCTGTTGGGAGCGGGTCCCGCCTACAGCCCCGAGGTGGCCTGGGCCTGGAGCGCGCTGCGGGACTCGGCGGGCCGGGTGAGAGTGGAGGCGCTCGCGGCCGGCACCGGCTGGAGCCGCCGCCACCTGGAGCGCCGCTTCCTGCTGCAGACCGGGCTGACCCCGAAGGGCGCGGCGCAGGTGCTGCGCCTGCAGTCGGCCCTGCGGCTGAAGGAATCCGGCGCCTCCTGGGCCGACGCGGCGGCCCAGGCCGGGTACCACGACCAGCCGCACTTCGACCGCACGTTCAAGGCGATGACCGGCCGCACCCCGACCAGCTTCCGCGCCGACCGTACGTCCGCGTCGGCCCAGGACGCCCAGGACTTCGTGCCCGGTCAGATCACCAGCGCCATCCTGCCCCGGTGCTGA
- a CDS encoding glycosyltransferase family 4 protein, protein MTAEAREAGAQEDPAADGGRPLDIALLTYKGNPFCGGQGVYVRHLSRELARLGHRVEVIGSQPYPVLDEGYPGLTLTELPSLDLYRQPDPFRTPKRDEYRDWVDALEVATMWTGGFPEPLTFSLRARRHLRARRGEFDVVHDNQTLGYGLLGDIGAPLVTTVHHPITVDRQLELDAAEGWQRRYSVRRWYAFTRMQKRVARRLPSVLTVSGSSKQEIVDHLGVHDDRVHVVHIGADTDLFAPNPAVPEVPGRIVTTSSADVPLKGLVFLVEALAKVRTEHPAAHLVVVGKRPEEGPVAAAIERYGLGGAVDFVKGISDAELVDLIRSAEIACVPSLYEGFSLPAAEAMATGTPLLATTGGAIPEVAGRDGETCLAVPPGDAGALAAGLGRLLGDPELRVRLGRAGRERVLSKFTWARAAEGTVARYREAIAHESRSAGPRDARSAADSSLAHARTGSRAGTPTAAPIPGRSAAPASVAGVSSESRATC, encoded by the coding sequence GTGACCGCTGAGGCCCGGGAGGCGGGTGCCCAGGAGGACCCCGCTGCCGACGGCGGGCGACCGCTCGACATCGCGCTCCTCACCTATAAAGGGAACCCGTTCTGCGGCGGCCAGGGCGTCTACGTCCGGCATCTCTCGCGTGAGCTGGCCCGGCTCGGGCACCGGGTCGAGGTCATCGGATCGCAGCCGTACCCCGTCCTCGACGAGGGCTACCCCGGGCTCACCCTCACCGAGCTGCCCAGCCTCGACCTCTACCGCCAGCCCGATCCCTTCCGGACCCCGAAACGGGACGAGTACCGGGACTGGGTCGACGCCCTGGAAGTCGCGACGATGTGGACCGGCGGGTTCCCGGAGCCGCTGACCTTCTCTCTCCGCGCCCGCCGTCATCTGCGCGCCCGGCGCGGTGAGTTCGACGTCGTGCACGACAACCAGACCCTCGGGTACGGCCTGTTGGGCGACATCGGCGCCCCCCTGGTCACCACCGTCCACCACCCCATCACCGTCGACCGGCAGCTGGAGCTGGACGCGGCCGAGGGCTGGCAGCGGCGGTACTCGGTCCGGCGTTGGTATGCCTTCACCCGGATGCAGAAGCGCGTCGCGCGCCGGCTGCCCTCGGTCCTCACCGTCTCCGGCAGCTCCAAGCAGGAGATCGTCGACCACCTCGGCGTCCACGACGACCGCGTGCACGTGGTCCACATCGGCGCCGACACCGATCTGTTCGCGCCGAATCCGGCCGTGCCCGAGGTGCCGGGCCGGATCGTCACCACCTCCAGCGCCGATGTGCCGCTGAAGGGGCTGGTGTTCCTGGTGGAGGCGCTGGCTAAGGTGCGCACCGAGCACCCGGCCGCCCATCTCGTCGTCGTCGGCAAGCGCCCCGAGGAGGGGCCGGTCGCGGCGGCCATCGAGCGCTACGGCCTCGGCGGCGCCGTCGACTTCGTCAAGGGCATCTCCGACGCCGAACTGGTCGACCTCATCCGCTCGGCCGAGATCGCCTGCGTGCCCTCGCTGTACGAGGGCTTCTCGCTGCCCGCCGCCGAGGCCATGGCCACCGGCACCCCGCTGCTCGCCACGACCGGCGGTGCCATCCCCGAGGTCGCCGGCCGCGACGGCGAGACCTGCCTGGCCGTACCGCCCGGCGACGCGGGGGCGCTGGCCGCCGGGCTCGGCCGGCTTCTCGGTGACCCGGAGCTTCGGGTGCGGCTCGGCCGCGCCGGCCGTGAGCGGGTGCTGTCGAAGTTCACCTGGGCGCGCGCCGCGGAGGGCACGGTGGCCCGGTACCGCGAGGCCATCGCCCACGAGAGCCGTTCGGCGGGCCCCCGCGATGCCCGCTCCGCGGCGGACAGCAGCCTCGCTCACGCTCGAACAGGCTCACGCGCGGGGACCCCCACCGCGGCCCCGATTCCCGGCCGTTCCGCGGCCCCGGCAAGTGTTGCAGGCGTCTCTTCCGAAAGCAGGGCCACGTGCTGA
- a CDS encoding prenyltransferase/squalene oxidase repeat-containing protein produces the protein MNVRRSAAVLAAVGVLAAAAPATAAGPSPSPKAALPSGLYGTSDPAYDGVWRQSLTLIAQRTLGYRPAAQAVDWLAGQQCASGAFAAFRADPAKACDSKVMVDTNNTAAAVQALQATGGHHDAVGKAVTWLKSVQNKDGGWGYSPGGASDTNSTSVVVGTLAAVGTDPADVRKASKSPYDLLAAMAIPCDQDGGGALAFQPDKKGKLAANADATAAGVLGALGKGFVAEAGKAPAQEACAKAGHPTPAQVADNAGAYLAAAVAKTGHLQSALPGAEDQPDYGNTADTVVALAADGRAEQAKKAYGWLEKNAGKWAAQSGPAAYAQLILAAHAVGAQPGDFGGTSLVRSLNALGPLPQMAATGYQQETKSDGGSGFGVWWFVGVCLVAGIGVGFLLSGRKKRQP, from the coding sequence ATGAACGTCCGCCGCAGTGCCGCGGTTCTCGCCGCCGTAGGCGTGCTGGCCGCCGCCGCGCCCGCCACGGCCGCCGGCCCGTCCCCTTCTCCGAAGGCCGCGCTCCCGTCGGGGCTGTACGGCACGTCCGACCCGGCCTACGACGGCGTGTGGCGGCAGTCGCTGACGCTGATCGCCCAGCGGACCCTCGGCTACCGGCCGGCCGCGCAGGCCGTGGACTGGCTCGCCGGACAGCAGTGCGCGAGCGGCGCCTTCGCCGCCTTCCGGGCTGACCCTGCCAAAGCCTGCGACAGCAAGGTCATGGTGGACACCAACAACACCGCCGCCGCGGTCCAGGCCCTCCAGGCCACCGGCGGGCACCACGACGCCGTCGGCAAGGCGGTGACCTGGCTGAAGTCCGTGCAGAACAAGGACGGTGGCTGGGGCTACTCGCCGGGCGGGGCCAGCGACACCAACTCCACCTCCGTCGTCGTCGGCACGCTGGCCGCCGTCGGCACGGACCCGGCGGACGTCCGCAAGGCGAGCAAGTCCCCTTACGACCTGCTCGCCGCCATGGCCATCCCCTGCGACCAGGACGGCGGCGGCGCCCTCGCCTTCCAGCCGGACAAGAAGGGGAAGCTGGCCGCCAACGCGGACGCTACGGCGGCCGGGGTGCTCGGCGCGCTCGGCAAGGGGTTCGTCGCCGAGGCCGGGAAGGCGCCCGCGCAGGAGGCGTGTGCCAAGGCCGGTCATCCCACTCCGGCGCAGGTGGCCGACAACGCCGGCGCCTATCTGGCGGCCGCCGTCGCCAAGACCGGGCATCTGCAGTCCGCACTGCCCGGCGCCGAGGACCAGCCGGACTACGGCAACACGGCGGACACGGTCGTCGCACTCGCCGCGGACGGCCGGGCCGAGCAGGCGAAGAAGGCGTACGGCTGGCTGGAGAAGAACGCCGGGAAGTGGGCGGCGCAGAGCGGCCCGGCGGCGTACGCCCAGCTGATCCTCGCCGCGCACGCGGTCGGCGCGCAGCCGGGTGACTTCGGCGGCACCAGCCTGGTCCGGTCCCTCAACGCGCTCGGCCCCCTCCCGCAGATGGCGGCGACCGGGTACCAGCAGGAGACCAAGTCCGACGGCGGCTCCGGCTTCGGCGTCTGGTGGTTCGTCGGCGTCTGCCTCGTCGCGGGTATCGGCGTCGGCTTCCTGCTCAGCGGCCGGAAGAAGCGGCAGCCGTGA
- a CDS encoding class I SAM-dependent methyltransferase, whose translation MLTVDFSRFPLAPGDRVLDLGCGAGRHAFECYRRGAQVVALDQNGEEIREVAKWFAAMKEAGEAPEGATATAMEGDALALPFPDESFDVVIISEVMEHIPDDKGVLAEMVRVLKPGGRIAITVPRYGPEKVCWALSDAYHEVEGGHIRIYKADELTAKVREAGLKPYGSHHAHALHSPYWWLKCAFGVDNDKALPVRAYHKLLVWDIMKKPLATRVAEQALNPLIGKSFVVYATKPHLPRITEEAAAE comes from the coding sequence GTGCTGACCGTCGACTTCTCCCGGTTCCCGCTCGCCCCCGGCGACCGAGTCCTGGACCTCGGCTGCGGGGCCGGCCGGCACGCCTTCGAGTGCTACCGGCGCGGTGCCCAGGTGGTGGCCCTGGACCAGAACGGCGAGGAGATCCGCGAGGTCGCCAAGTGGTTCGCGGCGATGAAGGAGGCCGGAGAGGCCCCGGAGGGCGCCACCGCCACCGCCATGGAAGGAGACGCCCTCGCGCTCCCCTTCCCGGACGAGTCCTTCGACGTGGTCATCATCTCCGAGGTGATGGAGCACATCCCCGACGACAAGGGCGTGCTCGCCGAGATGGTCCGGGTGCTCAAGCCGGGCGGCCGTATCGCGATCACCGTGCCCCGCTACGGCCCCGAGAAGGTCTGCTGGGCGCTGTCCGACGCCTACCACGAGGTCGAGGGCGGCCACATCCGTATCTACAAGGCCGACGAGCTGACGGCCAAGGTCCGCGAGGCGGGTCTGAAGCCGTACGGCAGCCATCACGCGCACGCGCTGCACTCGCCGTACTGGTGGCTGAAGTGCGCGTTCGGCGTCGACAACGACAAGGCGCTGCCGGTGCGGGCGTACCACAAGCTGCTGGTCTGGGACATCATGAAGAAGCCGCTCGCCACCCGGGTCGCCGAGCAGGCGCTGAACCCGCTGATCGGCAAGAGCTTCGTGGTCTACGCGACCAAGCCGCACCTCCCGCGCATCACCGAAGAGGCGGCCGCCGAGTGA
- a CDS encoding TetR family transcriptional regulator — MPAEPKVETSTSRPSPSPSSPLTERQEARRRRILHASAQLASRGGFDAVQMREVAESSQVALGTLYRYFPSKIHLLVATMQDQLEHMHGTLRKKPPAGETAAERVAETLMRAFRALQREPHLADAMVRALTFADRSVSPEVDQVSRQTTLIILDAMGLENPTPEQLSAVRVIEHTWHSALITWLSGRASIAQVKIDIETVCRLIDLTEPTA, encoded by the coding sequence ATGCCTGCGGAACCCAAGGTGGAAACAAGTACGTCCCGGCCCTCGCCGTCTCCGTCGTCTCCGCTCACCGAGCGCCAGGAGGCCCGGCGCCGCCGGATCCTGCACGCGAGCGCCCAGCTGGCCAGCCGGGGCGGCTTCGACGCCGTACAGATGCGCGAGGTGGCGGAGTCCTCCCAGGTGGCCCTGGGCACCCTCTACCGCTACTTCCCCTCCAAGATCCACCTGCTGGTGGCGACGATGCAGGACCAGCTGGAACACATGCACGGCACGCTGCGCAAGAAGCCGCCCGCGGGCGAGACGGCGGCCGAGCGCGTCGCCGAGACCCTGATGCGCGCCTTCCGCGCCCTCCAGCGCGAGCCGCACCTGGCCGACGCCATGGTCCGCGCGCTGACCTTCGCCGACCGCAGTGTGTCGCCGGAGGTCGACCAGGTCTCCCGCCAGACGACCCTGATCATCCTGGACGCGATGGGCCTGGAGAACCCCACCCCCGAGCAGCTCTCGGCGGTCCGCGTCATCGAGCACACCTGGCACTCGGCCCTGATCACCTGGCTCTCCGGCCGCGCCTCCATCGCCCAGGTGAAGATCGACATCGAGACGGTGTGCCGGTTGATCGACCTGACGGAGCCCACCGCCTAG
- a CDS encoding MBL fold metallo-hydrolase — protein MVTTFDHGGGVRSVAVPIPDNPLGHTLVYVVDTDRGPVLVDTGWDDPASWDTLVAGLTACGTAVPEVYGVVITHHHPDHHGLSARVREASGAWVAMHAADAAIVRRTRGTRPERWFTYMAAKLTAAGAPEQHVAPLRTARGRRLAGLSPALPDREIVPGELLDLPGRRLRAIWTPGHTPGHVCLHLEEEHPAQLPGHGRLFSGDHLLPRITPHIGLYEDPDDATVTDPLGDYLDSLERIGRLAPAEVLPAHQHTFTDASGRVRELLDHHEERLAGLLALLAEPLTPWQLAEHMEWNRPWTEIPYGSRNIAVSEAESHLRRLVKQGRAEAVAGSEPVAYVAV, from the coding sequence ATGGTGACGACGTTCGATCACGGCGGGGGCGTACGGTCCGTGGCGGTCCCCATACCGGACAACCCGCTCGGCCACACACTGGTGTACGTCGTGGACACCGACCGCGGCCCGGTGCTGGTCGACACCGGGTGGGACGATCCGGCGTCCTGGGACACGCTCGTGGCGGGGCTGACGGCCTGCGGTACGGCGGTGCCGGAGGTGTACGGCGTCGTCATCACGCACCATCACCCCGACCACCACGGCCTGTCGGCCAGGGTGCGCGAGGCCTCCGGCGCCTGGGTGGCGATGCACGCGGCCGACGCGGCGATCGTGCGCAGAACACGCGGGACCCGGCCCGAGCGGTGGTTCACGTACATGGCCGCCAAGCTGACGGCCGCCGGGGCGCCCGAGCAGCATGTGGCACCGCTGCGCACCGCCCGTGGCCGGCGGCTGGCCGGCCTCTCCCCCGCCCTCCCCGACCGGGAGATCGTCCCCGGCGAACTCCTCGACCTGCCCGGCCGCCGGCTGCGCGCGATCTGGACCCCGGGCCACACCCCCGGCCATGTCTGCCTGCACCTGGAGGAAGAGCATCCCGCCCAACTCCCCGGCCATGGCCGCCTGTTCAGCGGGGACCATCTGCTGCCTCGGATCACTCCGCACATCGGCCTGTACGAGGACCCCGACGACGCGACCGTGACCGACCCCCTCGGCGATTACCTCGACTCCCTGGAACGGATCGGCCGGCTCGCCCCCGCCGAAGTCCTCCCCGCCCACCAGCACACCTTCACCGACGCGTCCGGCCGGGTACGGGAGCTGCTCGACCACCACGAGGAACGACTGGCCGGTCTGCTCGCCCTGCTCGCCGAGCCGCTCACCCCCTGGCAGCTCGCCGAGCACATGGAGTGGAACCGCCCCTGGACCGAGATCCCCTACGGCTCCCGGAACATCGCCGTCTCGGAGGCCGAGTCCCATCTGCGCCGGCTGGTCAAGCAGGGCCGGGCGGAGGCGGTGGCGGGGAGCGAGCCGGTGGCGTACGTCGCGGTGTAA
- a CDS encoding prenyltransferase yields MTTPRTEHLVLPGVLTAEQAAATVHGILAVQREDGAIPWFRGHHLDPWDHTEAAMALDAAGEHTAAERAYTWLARHQNADGSWYAAYADGAHDDVTDRARESNFVAYIAVGVWHHYLSTGDDTFLDRMWPTVYAAMEWVLGLQQSGGQIGWRREDDGTPTADALLTGSSSIHHALRCALAIAEQREEPQPDWELAAGGLRHAIRRHPERFLDKDRYSMDWYYPVLGGALTGEEAKARIEESWDRFVVPGVGVRCVVPNPWVTGGESSELALALWAVGESDRALDILQSIQHLRDPESGLYWTGYVFDDDAIWPRELTTWTAGSLLLAVAALGGHEATCAVFGGERLPEGLDPDCCD; encoded by the coding sequence GTGACCACCCCCCGGACAGAACACCTCGTGCTGCCCGGGGTCCTCACCGCCGAGCAGGCTGCCGCGACCGTCCACGGCATCCTCGCCGTACAGCGGGAGGACGGCGCGATCCCGTGGTTCCGCGGGCACCACCTGGACCCATGGGACCACACCGAGGCCGCGATGGCCCTGGACGCGGCCGGCGAGCACACGGCCGCCGAGCGGGCGTACACCTGGCTCGCCCGGCACCAGAACGCGGACGGCTCCTGGTACGCCGCCTACGCCGACGGCGCCCACGACGACGTCACCGACCGCGCCCGCGAGTCCAACTTCGTCGCCTACATAGCCGTGGGCGTGTGGCACCACTACCTGTCCACCGGCGACGACACCTTCCTGGACCGCATGTGGCCGACGGTCTACGCGGCCATGGAATGGGTGCTCGGGCTCCAGCAGTCCGGCGGCCAGATCGGCTGGCGCCGCGAGGACGACGGCACGCCCACCGCGGACGCCCTGCTCACCGGCAGCTCCTCGATCCACCACGCGCTGCGCTGTGCGCTCGCCATCGCGGAGCAGCGCGAAGAGCCGCAGCCGGACTGGGAGTTGGCGGCGGGGGGACTGCGCCATGCGATACGCCGGCACCCCGAGCGCTTCCTGGACAAGGACCGCTACTCGATGGACTGGTACTACCCGGTCCTCGGCGGCGCGCTGACCGGCGAGGAGGCCAAGGCCCGCATCGAGGAGTCCTGGGACCGGTTCGTCGTGCCCGGCGTCGGTGTGCGCTGCGTGGTCCCGAACCCCTGGGTCACCGGCGGCGAGTCCAGCGAACTCGCCCTGGCCCTGTGGGCGGTCGGCGAGTCCGACCGCGCCCTGGACATCCTCCAGTCCATCCAGCACCTGCGCGACCCGGAGAGCGGCCTGTACTGGACGGGCTACGTCTTCGACGACGACGCGATCTGGCCCCGCGAACTCACCACCTGGACGGCAGGCTCATTGCTGCTCGCGGTAGCGGCCCTGGGCGGCCACGAGGCGACGTGCGCGGTCTTCGGAGGCGAGCGCCTGCCGGAAGGCCTGGACCCCGACTGCTGCGACTAG